TCACAGCGCGCTGACCGCACCGGTCCACATGGCGTAGGCGGCATAAATCCCCACCGCGACCAGCGCAGCGGCGAGCATGGCCTCGACCGGATGGAAGACCCGCTCCTCATTTTCCCGCCGTGCCCAGACGAAGAAGACGATGCCCGGCGCATAGAGGATGGCGCACATGAAGAGGTAGGAGAGGCCGGCCGCATAGACGAGCCAGAGACCATAGGCCGTCGCCAGAAGGCCGATCAGCATGGGACCGTTCCGGCCCTCGCCCTCGCGATAGCTTTCGCCTGTGATCGCAAGCTTTGCCAGATAGGCACCGGAGAAGATGTAGGGAACGAGGATTGCGGCCGAGGCGATGAAGAACAGCGCCTGATAGGTGCTTTGTGCAAACAGCGTGATGACGAGGAAAACCTGCACGAGCAGATTGGTGATGAGCAGCGAGGTGGAAGGCACGCCACGTGCGTTCTCGTGGCCGAAGAACTTCGGCATGGTGCCGTCGCGCCCGGCGACATGCGGAACCTCGGCGGCAAGCAGCGTCCAGCTCAGGAAGGCGCCGATGACGGAAACCACGAGTGCCAGATTGATGAGCACCGCACCCCACGGCCCGACGACGGCCTCCAGAACCCCCGCCATGGACGGGTTCTTCAGGGCCGCGAGTTCCGGCTGGTTCAGGATGCCGAGCGAGAGCAGCGAGACGAGCGCATAGAGCGCAAGGCAGGTGAAGAAGCCAAGAACGGTTGCCGTGGCGATATCCTTACGCCGCTCGGCGCGGGCCGAAAAGACGCTGGCGCCCTCAATGCCGATGAACACCCAGAGCGTCACAAGCATCGTGCTCTTCACCTGGTTCATGATCGAACCGAGGCCAGCATTGCCGAGACCGGTGAAATCGGCGTTGAAGACATCCACCTTGAAAGCGACCGCGACGAGGCCGGCAAAAAGCACGATGGGCGCGATCTTGGCGACGGTGACGACCAGATTGACGATCGCCGCCTGACGCACGCCGGCAAGGATGAGGAAGTGGATCACCCAGAGGAGGGCGGAAGCGCCGAGCACCGCCTGCCAAGTGTTGCCGTCGCCAAACGATGGGACAAAATAGGACAGTGCACTGAAGACGACCACCGCGTAGGAGACATTGCCCACCCATGCGCTGATCCAGTAACCCCAGGCGCTGTTGAAGCCGATGAACGGTCCGAACCCGGCCTTGGCATAGGCATAGGGTCCGGCATCGAGATCCGGCTTGCGGGTG
This DNA window, taken from Shinella zoogloeoides, encodes the following:
- the arcD gene encoding arginine-ornithine antiporter; the encoded protein is MTAADVHSASTTSAPAAKQTKLHLGALTALVIGSMVGSGVFSLPQNMAAGAGPLAIMIGWAITAVGMLALVFVYQSLATRKPDLDAGPYAYAKAGFGPFIGFNSAWGYWISAWVGNVSYAVVVFSALSYFVPSFGDGNTWQAVLGASALLWVIHFLILAGVRQAAIVNLVVTVAKIAPIVLFAGLVAVAFKVDVFNADFTGLGNAGLGSIMNQVKSTMLVTLWVFIGIEGASVFSARAERRKDIATATVLGFFTCLALYALVSLLSLGILNQPELAALKNPSMAGVLEAVVGPWGAVLINLALVVSVIGAFLSWTLLAAEVPHVAGRDGTMPKFFGHENARGVPSTSLLITNLLVQVFLVITLFAQSTYQALFFIASAAILVPYIFSGAYLAKLAITGESYREGEGRNGPMLIGLLATAYGLWLVYAAGLSYLFMCAILYAPGIVFFVWARRENEERVFHPVEAMLAAALVAVGIYAAYAMWTGAVSAL